In Pseudomonadota bacterium, a genomic segment contains:
- a CDS encoding OmpA family protein, whose amino-acid sequence MFVSSVNKFARAAGLAALLVSASPALLAQSSDDAIIEKGQWWVSPMVTFIEPDKDRLGDSGWGGQFGIGYMFGDHVGMEVNANGGRITGFNETGQFGINVDLLAIGDTSRTVAPYAVFGAGLLNSNINEAPNSPGVEDTDNLSLSLGGGALYNLGSFPGKLRTEVRVRNDQIDGANLTDVLVSAGMMFPFGKVAAAAPADSDGDGVTDDLDRCPNSPIGAIVDSTGCELDSDGDGVPDRIDRCPGTQRGVEVDSNGCALDSDGDGVPDYRDRCPNTPAGTPVGEDGCTLDDDGDGVLNDSDECPNTRAGARVDFRGCEIRDEISLPGVNFENNSDVLLPSSVRTLNGAVDTLRRYSDLVVECDGHTDSRGAAEYNQNLSQRRAVAVCDYLENRGIDGDRLSARGYGESQPIASNETAEGRAANRRVTLKVLQ is encoded by the coding sequence ATGTTCGTTTCCTCCGTCAACAAATTCGCACGTGCGGCCGGTCTGGCGGCACTGCTGGTAAGCGCCTCACCCGCCCTGCTCGCGCAGTCTTCGGACGACGCGATCATCGAGAAGGGCCAGTGGTGGGTGTCTCCGATGGTGACGTTCATTGAGCCTGACAAGGATCGCCTCGGTGACAGTGGCTGGGGCGGCCAGTTCGGCATCGGCTACATGTTCGGCGACCACGTCGGCATGGAGGTGAATGCCAACGGTGGGCGCATCACCGGCTTCAACGAAACGGGTCAGTTCGGTATCAACGTCGACCTGCTCGCCATCGGCGATACCTCCCGTACCGTGGCCCCCTACGCCGTGTTCGGCGCGGGCCTGTTGAACTCGAACATCAACGAGGCGCCCAACTCGCCCGGGGTCGAAGACACGGACAACCTCAGCCTCTCCCTGGGCGGCGGTGCGCTTTACAACCTCGGCAGCTTCCCCGGCAAGCTGCGCACGGAAGTGCGCGTGCGCAACGACCAGATCGACGGCGCCAACCTGACGGACGTGCTCGTGTCCGCCGGTATGATGTTCCCGTTCGGCAAGGTCGCCGCCGCGGCGCCTGCGGACAGCGATGGCGACGGCGTTACTGACGACCTCGACCGCTGCCCGAACTCACCGATCGGCGCCATCGTCGACTCCACTGGATGTGAACTGGACAGTGACGGCGACGGCGTGCCCGATCGCATCGACCGCTGCCCGGGCACCCAACGTGGCGTGGAAGTCGACAGCAACGGCTGCGCCCTCGATAGCGATGGCGACGGCGTGCCCGACTACCGCGACCGCTGCCCGAACACGCCGGCCGGCACCCCCGTGGGTGAAGACGGCTGCACCCTCGATGATGATGGCGACGGCGTGCTCAACGACAGCGATGAGTGCCCGAACACCCGCGCCGGTGCTCGCGTCGACTTCCGCGGTTGCGAGATCCGTGACGAGATCAGCCTCCCGGGCGTGAACTTCGAGAACAACTCGGACGTGCTCCTGCCGAGCTCCGTCCGCACCCTGAACGGCGCGGTGGACACCCTGCGTCGCTACAGCGACCTGGTGGTGGAGTGTGACGGTCACACGGATTCGCGCGGCGCAGCTGAGTACAACCAGAACCTGTCCCAGCGTCGCGCTGTGGCGGTCTGTGATTACCTCGAAAACCGCGGCATCGACGGCGATCGTTTGAGCGCACGTGGCTACGGCGAGAGCCAGCCGATCGCCTCCAACGAGACGGCTGAAGGCCGCGCGGCCAACCGCCGAGTGACCCTCAAGGTCCTCCAGTAG
- a CDS encoding DMT family transporter, protein MAKHVTTGRWQLGLALTLVTVALWSSLPIALKLLLERIDAYTLTWLRFAASAALVGAWLAWRGRLPIPWRLAGTERLLLLLVVLGLCGNYILYLLGLDRVTPSAAQVVIQLAPLFLAIGGLVLFRERFSALQWLGFSLVVGGLGLYFHARLSEIFRFDEFGHGVLIVVGAAVSWAAYALAQKQLLNHWRSDAIMWCVYAAAIFLFLPLAQPSQLLALDGQTIALLAFASLNTMIAYGCFAEALAHWEASRVSAVLAVTPLLTIGLMQVLAWITPGRLASEPLDALSLLGALVLVLGSALTALAARRRKDS, encoded by the coding sequence ATGGCCAAGCACGTGACCACCGGACGCTGGCAGCTCGGGCTCGCCCTGACCCTGGTCACGGTGGCGCTCTGGAGCTCCCTGCCGATCGCTTTGAAGCTGCTGCTGGAGCGCATCGACGCCTACACCCTCACCTGGCTACGCTTCGCCGCCTCCGCCGCGCTGGTCGGCGCCTGGCTCGCGTGGCGCGGACGGCTCCCGATCCCCTGGCGCCTGGCCGGCACCGAACGGTTGCTCCTGCTCCTGGTGGTGCTCGGCCTGTGCGGCAACTACATCCTCTACCTCCTCGGCCTCGATCGCGTCACCCCGAGCGCGGCCCAGGTGGTCATCCAGCTGGCGCCCCTGTTCCTGGCCATCGGCGGCCTGGTGCTGTTTCGCGAGCGCTTCAGCGCCCTTCAGTGGCTCGGCTTCTCGCTGGTCGTCGGCGGGCTGGGGTTGTATTTCCACGCCCGCCTCAGCGAGATCTTCCGCTTCGATGAGTTCGGCCACGGCGTGCTCATCGTGGTCGGTGCCGCCGTCAGTTGGGCGGCCTACGCGTTGGCCCAGAAACAGTTGCTCAATCACTGGCGCTCCGACGCGATTATGTGGTGCGTGTACGCCGCCGCGATCTTCCTCTTCCTACCGCTGGCGCAGCCGTCCCAGCTCCTCGCGCTGGATGGCCAGACGATCGCCCTGCTCGCCTTCGCGAGCCTCAACACGATGATCGCCTACGGCTGCTTCGCCGAAGCCCTGGCCCACTGGGAGGCCTCGCGCGTCAGCGCCGTGCTGGCCGTGACGCCCCTGCTCACCATCGGCCTGATGCAGGTACTGGCCTGGATCACCCCAGGACGCCTCGCGAGCGAGCCACTCGACGCCCTGAGCCTGCTCGGTGCCCTGGTGCTGGTCTTGGGCTCCGCCCTGACGGCCCTGGCTGCCCGTAGGCGCAAAGATTCGTAA
- the glgC gene encoding glucose-1-phosphate adenylyltransferase: protein MSEEISGRYVSRLTRETLALVLAGGRGSRLKHLTINRAKPATPFGGKFRIVDFPLSNCVNSGIRRIGVLTQYKAHPLIQHLQRGWSFLRGEFGEFLELLPAQQRVDGSWYQGTADAVYQNLDIIRAHKPTHVLVLAGDHIYKMDYGPMIAQHVEREAKITVGCIEVSLEEAREFGVMSVDDELRVKAFTEKPAQPDPIPGRTDTALASMGIYVFDADFLAEELSADAKNFESSHDFGKDIVPRNVPDGTVWAYPFRDVKTRAQHYWRDVGNVDAFFEANLELVGVNPELNLYDEAWPIWTEQRQSPPAKFVLNDQERQGVALNSMVSGGCIISGARIEQSLLFWDVRVDSYSRIHRAVILPGVRIGRHCRLTNCVIDENVQLPEGTVIGEDPEADRERFFVTNKGVVLVTPDMLGDEPSV from the coding sequence ATGAGCGAAGAGATCAGCGGCCGTTACGTCAGCCGGCTAACACGCGAGACCCTCGCCCTGGTGCTCGCCGGCGGTCGCGGCAGCCGCCTCAAGCACCTGACGATCAATCGAGCCAAGCCGGCCACGCCCTTTGGCGGCAAGTTCCGCATCGTCGATTTCCCGCTCTCCAATTGCGTTAACTCTGGGATTAGGCGCATCGGCGTTCTGACCCAGTACAAGGCTCACCCCCTGATCCAGCACCTGCAACGCGGGTGGAGTTTCCTACGCGGTGAGTTCGGCGAGTTCCTCGAGCTGCTGCCGGCGCAGCAGCGCGTCGACGGATCCTGGTACCAGGGCACGGCCGACGCCGTGTACCAGAACCTCGACATCATCCGCGCCCACAAGCCCACGCACGTGCTCGTGCTCGCTGGCGATCACATCTACAAGATGGACTACGGCCCCATGATCGCCCAGCACGTGGAGCGCGAGGCCAAGATCACCGTCGGGTGCATCGAGGTCTCCCTGGAGGAGGCCCGCGAGTTCGGCGTCATGTCCGTGGACGACGAGCTGCGGGTCAAGGCCTTCACGGAGAAGCCGGCGCAGCCGGATCCGATCCCGGGGCGTACGGACACGGCGCTCGCCTCCATGGGCATCTACGTTTTCGATGCGGACTTCCTCGCCGAGGAGCTATCCGCAGACGCCAAGAACTTCGAGTCCAGCCACGACTTCGGCAAGGACATCGTGCCGCGCAACGTGCCGGACGGCACCGTGTGGGCGTACCCCTTCCGCGACGTGAAGACGCGCGCCCAGCACTACTGGCGCGACGTGGGTAACGTGGACGCCTTCTTCGAGGCCAACCTCGAACTCGTCGGCGTCAACCCCGAGCTGAACCTCTACGATGAGGCCTGGCCCATCTGGACCGAGCAACGCCAGTCCCCGCCGGCCAAGTTCGTGCTCAACGACCAGGAGCGTCAGGGTGTGGCCCTCAATTCGATGGTCTCGGGTGGGTGCATCATCTCGGGCGCTCGCATCGAGCAGTCGCTACTGTTCTGGGACGTGAGGGTGGACTCCTACAGCCGTATCCACCGGGCTGTCATCCTGCCCGGCGTACGCATCGGCCGGCACTGTCGCCTGACCAACTGCGTCATCGATGAGAACGTGCAGCTGCCCGAAGGCACGGTGATCGGCGAGGACCCGGAGGCCGATCGCGAGCGCTTTTTCGTCACCAACAAGGGCGTCGTGCTGGTGACGCCGGATATGCTCGGCGACGAGCCCAGCGTCTGA
- a CDS encoding ion channel, which yields MLPGGFIRGQLPTDLRRWTLKFYGRLRSLTWLLLLALVVLHFSACYVLLTGLGEHTLADLDVFWYFYITTATTVGYGDYSPQTVGGRYVTTLLLMPGGILLFTSALAKLAQAFIDQWRSRMKGYADLQHLQDHIVVVGWHGRRSQRMFELLKADPSEERAIVILANLPENPQPEAAYFVASSLLSDPESMRRTGIARAELVIVVGRDDNETLGASLAAGALNSRAHLVSYFIDPAPANILRLHCPQAECIVSMSIENTVRAAQDPGASSLVRQLLSSLEGNANVYRMAVPGGGHQTTYWKLLVHLKEQHDATLIAMGHGSDDGVLLNPAGDTPVRGGDEVFLIAAKRLGADEVQWASVLEPSAPRDA from the coding sequence GTGCTGCCGGGCGGGTTCATCCGCGGTCAGCTACCAACTGACCTTCGTCGCTGGACGCTCAAGTTCTACGGCCGCTTGCGCAGCCTCACCTGGCTGCTGCTGCTTGCCCTGGTGGTGCTGCACTTCTCCGCCTGCTACGTGCTGCTCACCGGCCTCGGTGAGCACACCCTCGCCGATCTCGATGTCTTCTGGTACTTCTACATCACCACCGCCACCACGGTAGGCTATGGGGATTATTCGCCGCAGACCGTAGGCGGGCGCTACGTCACCACCCTGTTGCTCATGCCGGGTGGCATCCTGCTGTTTACTTCCGCCCTGGCCAAGCTCGCCCAGGCCTTCATCGATCAGTGGAGGAGCCGAATGAAGGGCTACGCAGACCTGCAGCACCTGCAGGACCATATCGTTGTGGTGGGGTGGCACGGGCGCCGCTCCCAGCGCATGTTCGAGCTGCTCAAAGCCGATCCCAGCGAGGAGCGTGCGATCGTGATCCTCGCCAACCTGCCGGAGAATCCGCAGCCCGAGGCTGCCTACTTCGTGGCGAGCAGCTTGCTGAGCGATCCCGAGTCCATGCGGCGCACGGGGATTGCGCGGGCAGAACTGGTGATCGTGGTCGGTCGCGACGACAACGAGACCTTAGGCGCGTCGCTGGCGGCCGGCGCGCTCAACAGCCGGGCCCACCTGGTGTCCTATTTCATCGACCCAGCGCCGGCCAACATCCTGCGTCTGCACTGCCCACAGGCCGAGTGCATCGTCTCCATGTCGATCGAGAACACGGTGCGCGCCGCCCAAGACCCTGGGGCATCCAGCCTGGTGCGTCAGTTGCTTTCCTCTCTGGAGGGCAATGCCAACGTCTACCGTATGGCCGTGCCGGGGGGAGGGCATCAGACCACCTATTGGAAGCTCTTGGTGCACCTGAAGGAGCAGCACGACGCCACCCTGATCGCGATGGGCCACGGCAGCGATGACGGCGTGTTGCTCAATCCGGCCGGCGACACGCCGGTGCGTGGCGGCGACGAGGTGTTTCTCATCGCCGCCAAGCGCCTCGGGGCCGATGAGGTGCAATGGGCTTCCGTGCTCGAGCCTTCGGCCCCCCGCGACGCCTGA
- a CDS encoding FHA domain-containing protein — protein sequence MNASYPEGRLGVGARVLRTTGLYTVAAWGAALGAPELLPSFGLDDDVYVRWVAIVAAASVPIVAVSAWCWERAQGAPSPATTAPSPSPTLAMDPTVAATGRAAVSVQWRGELHHFSQDLVMGRAPSCALHLDDPQISRRHAAIEFRRGRWVLRDLGSRNGTRLDGKLIDGEAPLGATARIDLYEGGVPLVVHTGIGGDTTVSDSAG from the coding sequence ATGAACGCGTCCTACCCCGAGGGTCGCTTAGGCGTCGGCGCGCGGGTGCTGCGCACGACCGGCTTGTACACGGTGGCAGCCTGGGGCGCCGCGCTCGGCGCGCCCGAGCTGCTGCCGAGCTTCGGTCTCGACGACGACGTCTACGTGCGCTGGGTCGCTATCGTGGCGGCCGCCAGCGTGCCTATCGTCGCCGTTAGTGCTTGGTGCTGGGAACGTGCTCAGGGTGCACCGTCTCCTGCGACGACCGCGCCGAGTCCCTCGCCAACGCTCGCCATGGACCCCACGGTCGCCGCCACCGGGCGAGCGGCCGTCTCCGTACAGTGGCGTGGTGAGCTGCATCACTTCTCGCAAGACCTGGTGATGGGGCGGGCGCCCAGCTGCGCCCTGCACCTGGACGATCCGCAGATCTCCCGTCGCCACGCGGCGATCGAGTTTCGCCGCGGGCGCTGGGTGCTGCGGGATCTCGGTTCGCGCAACGGCACGCGCCTCGACGGCAAGCTGATCGACGGCGAAGCCCCCCTCGGTGCCACGGCCCGCATCGACCTCTACGAAGGCGGCGTCCCCCTGGTCGTGCACACCGGCATCGGCGGTGACACGACCGTCAGCGACAGCGCTGGCTGA
- a CDS encoding serine/threonine-protein kinase: MTEPDSQDTGKQLLRLVEDALDVPHAERTPWLDEHCPAALRSRAERLISAAAEETGMGEDEITLMVRSAEQRLTGQRIGPYRVLELIGEGGMGQVYLAERDDGAFDAKVAVKVIRASAIGSRAVAQFERERQILSDMRHSGIANLLDGGTTDDGLPFVVMEYIDGDPLDVYLRTHPLPIADRIRLFLKICGAVEHAHRALVIHRDIKPSNVLVTEDGEPKLLDFGIARSLLPKESGEETVAMLLTPAYASPEQVTGEPLTTATDVYSLGVALYQMLTGERPFDTESLSPSQYEQVITQRRPDAPSQRARQRDLAEWGHLRGELDAIVLKAMAKEPERRYPSVAAFADDLRRYLEGFPVQAKGDSLAYRVGKFVRRRRFAVAGATVAIAALAVAYAITLVQYQAATEARQRADARFDQARRLAREVLYDVYDRMSHVQGTLPAREQLAATGERFLDELAADPSAPPDLLLDIGSNYSRLYDVFAGLGVSSLGQNERGLEQLDKAELALEKLLELEPDNTQAVTEMVWVKRLATNHTLHYDMNTDAAQAHAREGLTLADRAIDQQATPDWTLQSRRWNLRIDLVKVLVWAREFEDALNLLGEYLPQLEQPAWRENLGNWAGKRAYAYGLRGETYADSGDAQAAIPDYLEALQFYEGRAAEEPENVQLLVQLIRFNHNLGNLHASLDQFEDALRYGIASREAAQTLVDAEPRDAQSRRNLALTHQQIAKALSGLERHDDARSSIDLAVNTFRQLAEDEEDNDALVRDQAIALTDAGDIAAATTDQAEDGCPYYRHAETLFRSLQREGGTLSAADIAGGLDPVQERLSQRCR, encoded by the coding sequence ATGACAGAACCCGACTCCCAAGATACGGGAAAACAACTCCTGCGCCTGGTGGAGGACGCTCTCGATGTTCCCCACGCCGAACGCACCCCCTGGCTGGATGAGCATTGCCCCGCCGCCCTTCGCTCGCGCGCCGAACGCCTGATCAGCGCCGCCGCGGAAGAGACGGGCATGGGCGAAGACGAGATCACCCTCATGGTGCGCTCGGCGGAGCAGCGGCTCACGGGCCAGCGGATCGGGCCCTACCGGGTGCTGGAGCTGATCGGCGAGGGCGGCATGGGTCAGGTCTATCTGGCCGAGCGCGACGATGGCGCCTTCGACGCCAAGGTGGCGGTGAAGGTGATCCGTGCGTCGGCGATCGGTAGCCGGGCCGTGGCGCAATTCGAGCGGGAACGGCAGATCCTCTCGGACATGCGCCACTCGGGAATCGCGAACCTGCTCGACGGCGGCACCACCGACGACGGCCTGCCCTTCGTGGTCATGGAGTACATCGATGGCGATCCCCTCGATGTGTACCTGCGCACCCATCCCTTGCCCATCGCCGATCGCATTCGCCTGTTCCTGAAGATCTGTGGCGCCGTCGAGCACGCCCACCGCGCGTTGGTGATCCACCGCGACATCAAGCCCAGCAACGTGCTGGTCACCGAGGACGGTGAACCCAAGCTCCTGGACTTCGGGATCGCCCGTTCGTTGCTGCCGAAGGAGAGCGGCGAGGAGACCGTCGCCATGCTCCTCACCCCGGCCTACGCCAGCCCCGAACAGGTCACCGGTGAACCGCTGACCACCGCCACGGACGTGTACTCGCTCGGCGTCGCCCTCTATCAGATGTTGACCGGCGAACGTCCCTTCGACACCGAGAGCCTCTCGCCCTCGCAGTACGAGCAGGTGATCACCCAGCGACGGCCCGATGCGCCGAGCCAGCGCGCCCGCCAGCGCGACCTCGCCGAGTGGGGACACCTGCGTGGCGAGCTCGATGCGATCGTCCTCAAGGCCATGGCCAAGGAGCCGGAGCGACGCTACCCCTCCGTCGCCGCCTTCGCCGATGACCTGCGCCGCTACCTCGAGGGCTTCCCCGTGCAGGCCAAGGGCGACTCCCTGGCCTATCGAGTGGGTAAGTTCGTGCGGCGGCGTCGCTTCGCCGTGGCCGGCGCCACCGTCGCGATCGCGGCGCTGGCCGTGGCCTACGCCATCACCTTGGTGCAGTACCAGGCGGCGACCGAGGCCCGCCAGCGGGCCGATGCGCGCTTCGACCAGGCCCGCCGGCTGGCCCGGGAAGTGCTCTACGACGTCTACGATCGCATGTCCCACGTGCAAGGCACGCTGCCCGCCCGGGAGCAACTGGCCGCCACCGGCGAACGCTTCCTCGACGAGCTCGCGGCAGATCCGTCCGCCCCTCCAGATCTGCTCCTCGACATCGGCTCGAACTACTCGCGCCTATACGATGTGTTCGCTGGGCTGGGCGTCTCCAGCCTCGGGCAGAACGAGCGCGGGCTCGAGCAGCTCGATAAGGCGGAACTCGCCCTCGAGAAGCTCCTCGAGCTCGAACCGGACAACACACAGGCCGTCACGGAGATGGTGTGGGTGAAGCGCCTCGCCACCAACCACACGCTCCACTACGACATGAACACCGACGCCGCGCAGGCCCATGCCCGCGAGGGCCTGACCCTCGCCGATCGCGCCATCGACCAGCAAGCCACCCCCGATTGGACGCTGCAGAGCCGACGCTGGAATCTGCGCATCGATCTGGTGAAGGTGCTCGTCTGGGCACGCGAGTTCGAGGACGCCCTGAACCTGCTCGGGGAGTACCTACCGCAGCTGGAGCAGCCCGCGTGGCGGGAGAACCTGGGCAACTGGGCGGGCAAGCGGGCCTACGCCTACGGCCTGCGCGGGGAAACCTACGCCGACTCAGGCGACGCCCAAGCGGCCATCCCGGATTACCTCGAGGCACTGCAGTTCTACGAGGGGCGTGCCGCCGAGGAGCCGGAGAACGTGCAGTTGCTGGTGCAACTGATCCGTTTCAACCACAACCTCGGCAACCTCCACGCCTCCCTCGACCAGTTCGAGGACGCCCTGCGCTACGGCATCGCCAGTCGCGAGGCGGCCCAGACACTGGTCGACGCCGAGCCACGCGACGCCCAGAGCCGGCGCAACCTGGCCCTCACCCACCAGCAGATCGCCAAGGCGCTGTCGGGCCTCGAGCGCCACGACGACGCGCGCAGCAGCATCGACCTCGCGGTGAACACCTTTCGCCAGCTCGCCGAGGATGAGGAGGACAACGACGCCCTGGTCCGCGACCAGGCGATCGCCCTGACCGACGCTGGGGATATCGCCGCGGCCACGACAGATCAGGCGGAAGACGGTTGCCCCTACTACCGCCACGCCGAGACGCTCTTTCGGAGCCTGCAACGCGAAGGCGGCACGCTCTCCGCCGCCGACATCGCCGGCGGCCTGGACCCCGTGCAGGAGCGACTCAGCCAGCGCTGTCGCTGA
- a CDS encoding ECF-type sigma factor: MSDITQVLQNWSQESSEERGRVVAAMYDELRRNAVSHLRNERHGDLQPTSLVNEAFMRLINITRIDLKGRNHFLGLAGRIMREILVDEARKLRAAKRDHGLQTRFTGEHMGSDLPVSDLLELDELLNGLEAIDPVYVKLFEARAFAGMTIEEAAEVLEMSPATVKRKWKVAMAWVREHMGEPTE; encoded by the coding sequence ATGAGTGACATCACCCAAGTGCTGCAGAACTGGTCGCAGGAGTCGTCGGAAGAGCGCGGCCGGGTGGTTGCGGCCATGTACGATGAGTTGCGGCGCAACGCCGTCTCCCACCTGCGCAACGAACGCCATGGGGATCTGCAGCCCACTTCGTTGGTTAACGAAGCCTTCATGCGCCTAATCAACATAACGCGCATCGACCTCAAGGGACGCAATCACTTCCTCGGCCTCGCCGGGCGGATCATGCGCGAGATTCTGGTAGACGAGGCGCGCAAGCTGCGCGCCGCCAAGCGCGACCACGGCCTGCAGACGCGCTTCACCGGCGAGCACATGGGCAGCGACCTGCCCGTGAGCGACCTGCTGGAACTGGATGAGCTCCTCAACGGCCTCGAGGCGATCGATCCCGTCTACGTCAAGCTCTTCGAAGCGCGTGCGTTCGCAGGCATGACCATCGAAGAGGCGGCCGAGGTGCTCGAGATGTCCCCAGCCACGGTTAAGCGTAAGTGGAAGGTCGCCATGGCCTGGGTGCGCGAGCATATGGGCGAACCTACTGAATGA
- a CDS encoding papain-like cysteine protease family protein, translating to MSRPRSTTTSAKTVLRSTLALLLLIAAGVAQAQYPYPQPGPPPGWGQPQAPQLPPPVDLPIQNIPQQTQVWCWAAVAQQIIMATRGPQATPPQCALVARAFGQHPNSCCGNPANCTVTGQLPQIQALIAEFGGRHSSVQRPTDPMTLYQTLAAGKAIIMAVKSSPFAGHVVVLRGMAWMPTPYGTVEPMLIINDPMAYYTQPVPFSQVAQIWEQAIVIQ from the coding sequence GTGAGCCGGCCTCGGTCGACGACCACCAGCGCCAAGACCGTGCTCAGGTCCACCCTCGCCTTGCTGCTCCTGATCGCCGCGGGCGTCGCCCAGGCGCAATACCCTTACCCTCAGCCTGGCCCGCCGCCGGGCTGGGGTCAGCCCCAAGCGCCGCAGTTGCCGCCGCCCGTCGATCTGCCGATCCAGAACATCCCGCAGCAGACGCAGGTGTGGTGTTGGGCGGCGGTGGCACAGCAGATCATCATGGCGACGCGCGGCCCGCAGGCCACACCGCCCCAGTGCGCCCTCGTCGCCCGCGCTTTCGGCCAGCACCCCAACAGCTGCTGCGGCAACCCCGCCAACTGCACCGTCACCGGGCAACTGCCACAGATTCAGGCATTGATCGCCGAGTTCGGCGGTCGGCACTCGTCGGTGCAGCGCCCAACGGATCCGATGACCTTGTATCAGACCCTGGCGGCGGGCAAGGCGATCATCATGGCGGTGAAGAGCTCACCCTTCGCCGGCCACGTGGTGGTGCTGCGGGGGATGGCCTGGATGCCGACGCCCTACGGCACCGTCGAGCCGATGTTGATCATCAACGATCCCATGGCCTACTACACCCAGCCGGTGCCCTTCTCGCAGGTCGCTCAGATCTGGGAGCAGGCCATCGTCATTCAGTAG